AAGTATTGCCTCAAAATGAAATATTAAGAAATGCACCAAGTATAGATGGTGATTTTGTAACAATAACAAAGGTGGTTAAATAATTATGAATTTTAAAAAAACTACACTAAAGGAAATACATGATAAATTAGTTTCTAAAGAAATTAAGTTAACTGATTTAATAAAAGAAGTTATTTTAAAATCTAAAGAAGAAATGAAAAGTAATTTTTTAATTACTTTAACTGAAGATGAGGCTTTACGAAAAGCAAATGAACTTGAAAATAATATTGATGCTAATAATGTATTAACTGGTATCCCTTTTATTCACAAAGATAATATTTCTACAAAAGGAATTTTAACAACAGCGGGTTCAAAAATGTTATCCAACTATACACCATCATTCGATGCAACAATAGCAGAAAAATTTAATGAAAAAAATTCAATTTTAATTGGTAAAGCTGCACTTGATGAATTATCAATGGGTGGAACTGGGTTGTTGTCTTTTAACGGTGAAGTTAGAAATCCTTATGATTCAAACAGAATAGTTGGAGGAAGTTCAAGTGGTAGTGCGTATGCTGTTGCCAAGGGAATAGTTCCTTTTGCGACCGGGGGAGACACTGGAGATTCAATTAGAAAACCAGCAAGTTTAAGTGGTGTGGTTGGTTTTAAACCAACATATGGTTCAATTTCAAGATATGGTGCAATACCATATGCTCCAAGTTTAGATCATCTAGGTTTTTTTACAAACAACGTTGAAGATCAGGCCTACTTATGTGATGCAACATATGGTTATGACTCAAAAGACTTTACATCTATAGACAATAAAAAAGAATTTGTAAAAAATATAAATCAAGTAAGTAGAAGATTTAAGTTTGGTTACATTAAGCAAGTAGAAGAAATAATGCCAGAAGAACTTAAAGAAGATTATAAAAAGCTTTATTCAATTCTAAATGATCAAGGACATGAAGTTCTAGAATTAGAATTTAACAAAAAATTATTAGAAGCAATTCCTGCAACTTATATGATGATCTCATTTGCAGAAGCTGTATCAACTCATGCGAATCTTGATGGAATAAAATTTGGTGTAAGAGTCGAAGGAAAAGATTATATGGAAATAATTAAAAATTCTAGAACTCAAGGGTTTGGTGAAACGGTAAAAAGAAGATTTTTAATTGGAAGTTATCAATTAAAATCAGAAAACCAGGATGTTCTATTAGCGAAATCTAAAAAAGTTAGAAGATTAATTGTCGAAGAGTTAGATAAACTATACAAACAAGTTGATATTTTAATATTACCACCGACAACAAAACCAGCACCAACTGTTAACGAGGTCTATGGATTTGATGTTGATCAACAAGAAGATGGGACTAAATTTATTGAGGATATTTTAATTCTTGCGAATTTCAATGGTATGCCTTCGATAACTCTTCCCTTTGTTTGCAAAGAAAATATGCCTATAGGAATCAATTTAAATGCAAAACCAAAAGAAGATCTAGAAGTTTTACAAGCCGCTAAAATAATTGAAAAATTAATTTTAGAAAATTTTAGACAAGTGGGTGATTTAAATGAATAACTTTGAAATAATCATTGGGATTGAGAATCACGTAGAGTTAAAAACTAATTCAAAAATGTTTGGTCTTGGACCGGTTACTTATGGTGAAATTCCTAACTCAAAAGTTTCTGAGGTTGACATGGGCTATCCAGGGGCGATGCCTTCGGTAAATAAAGAAGGAGTCAGACTCGCTTTGCTTGCGTGTAATGCTCTAGGTATGAAAATAGATCCTCTTTTAAGATTTGATAGAAAGAATTATTTTTATCCAGATTTAGTAAAAGGTTTTCAAATAACTCAACAATATTTTCCGATTGGACGAGAAGGTAACATTGAAATAACTTTAGACAATGGTGAAAAAAAGGTCATTGAAATTGAAAGACTGCACATTGAAGAAGATACTGCAAAACAAACTCACAAGGATGATTTAACCTATATAGACTTTAACCGAAGTGGGGTTGGTCTAATAGAAGTTGTTTCAAAGCCATTTATAAGAAGTGCTGATGAAGCGGTTGCATATGTAAATCAATTAAGAGAGATTTTATTATTTCTTGGTATAAGTGATGTTAAAATGAACGAAGGTTCATTAAGGTGTGATGTAAATATTTCTTTAAGACCATATGGTTATCCTGAATTTGGACCAAAAGTTGAAATAAAAAATTTAAATTCACTTAATAATGTAAAAAAATCAATTGAATTTGAAGTTAAAAGACAATCCAAAATACTTTTATCTGGTGGTAAAGTTGAACAAGAAACTAGAAGGTTTGATGAAAGTATACAAGAAACTGTATTGATGAGAAAAAAAGATAACGCAATTGATTATAAATACTTTAGAGAACCTAATATAGTTCCAATTAAATTAGATAAAAGTTGAATTGATGAAGTAATAAATAACTCACCAGAGTTAGCTTCGCAAAAAAGAGAAAAATATTTAAATAAATATCAATTATCATCTGATGATACAAATTATATTCTTTCAGACTTATCTCTTGTTAAATTTTTTGAAGATTGTATAGCGTTGGGATCTGATGCAAAAAAAGTAGCTAACTATTTAATCACAGATATTAAATCTTTATTAAATAAGGATGGAATAAATTTGGCCGATTCCAAATTAAAACCAAATGATATTAGTGAAATAATTTCTATGATGGATGAAGGATTAATTTCTTCAAAACACGTTAAAACTATATTGCCAATTGCATTTGAAACCGAAAAGAGTATTAAAGATATAACTGAAGAAAATAATCTAAAATTAATATCAAGTGTTGAAAAAATTGAATCTGTTTTAGAGCCAATTGTAAAACAAAACCTAGAATTAATTAAAGAACAATACGAACAAAGACCAGAAAGAGTTGAAAAAACTTTAATGGGTCAGTTGATGAAAGAAACTGGTGGAAATGTAAATCCCACAGTTGCAACAGAAGTTATTATCAAAATGATTAAAGAAAATAAATAAAAAACTAGCTTAAGCTAGTTTTTTTAATCATCAATCTCTTGGTCTCCTCTAATTTTTAAGACAAGATCATTTACTATATTATTTTTTGCATATACCCCAAGAATATCTCCTTCTTTAAGAACTGTGTATTCATCTGGGAGTATGGTTTTACCATTTCTCTTAATTTGAATTATGTTAAAGTCTTTATTTGATGTTAGTCCTGCATCGAATATTGATTTATCAATAACTTCTTCTTCATTGACTATAATACTTGTGAATACATATTCATTATCAATAGATTGAACTTCACTTTCAATATCAAATAATGATTTTGTTGCAACCATTTTTCCTGTAATAACATCAGGGATAATAACTTTATCCTCATCCAAACCAAGAGCCAATAGAATTCTTTTGTGTCTTTCATCTCTCGCTTTAACTATTATGTTTTCAACGCCTAAATCCAATAAGTTTAAAACAGTTAAAACACTTGATTCCATGTTTCCACCAAAACAAACAATAACTCCATCATATTGATTGATACCATTTTTTTCTAATGCATTTTTATTTGTTGCATCTAAAACAACGCCCTCAACCGATTCAAATTGGTTGATGTGTAGATTTAATTTTTCTTCATCATAATCAAATATTTTAATTAATTGTTTTTTTTCATCTAGTGTTTGTGCAACTGATAATCCAAAATAATTTGCACCAAATATAGCAAAACTCTTCTTTCTAGCCATATGAGCACCAACTTTCTAACTATTAAATTATACAACTCTTTTAATGTTTAATGTATAATTTAATGTAGATTTGAAAGAGGTAGTTTTTTCATGAAAAATTCTTTGAATGACGATAAAGATATAATTACTAAGTCAGTAAAAAAGAAAAAGGAACCAAGAAAAGATAATGAAAAGTTCTTTTATAAATTAAAAAACTGATGACCTTTTTCTCGAGTTAGTGGAAGAATTATATCAGCTTACTTACTAGCTATAATAATTGGGGGTTTCTTGCTTTCGATTCCAGGGGTTGTAATAGATAAAAATAATCACTGAAACTTTATAACTGGAATGTTTACTGCTTCAAGTGCTATATCTGATACAGGAATTACAATGATTCAAACAAATACTGGTTATTCTTTTATTGGGCAACTTTTGATAATAATAATGTGTCAAATTGGAGGTATTGGTATACTTACAATTAAAATATCTTTACTTGTAATGATAGGAAGAAAAGTGTCTTTGGATGATCAAAATATTGCCTCGTCTGAAAGGGGTAACAACAGTTTATCTAATACAGTTGAAATGATTAAAGATGCATTTATATTTTTAATTTCATTGGAAATAATAGGTTCTATTGTTTTGTTTTTTGGATTTTATTTTACACCAATTGATTTAAATTTAGGTAAGGACTCAACAATAACAAGTCCTTATAATGATTTTGGTAAATCACTTTGAGCATCAATATTTCATTCAATTAGTGCAACAAACAATGCTGGTTTTGATATTATAAGTGGTAAATCTCTTGTTCCCTATAATCAACAAGGATCAGCAGGATATTTAATTCAAGTTACTTTTTTATGTCAATGAGTAATTGGTGGTCTTGGTTATCCAACTTATCATGATATTAAAAAGAAAATAAAAGCCAGAAAACAAGGAAAAACAGTAAAATTTTCTTTATTTACAAAAATAAACTTCATTACATACGTTACTTTATTTGTTTTAG
This genomic interval from Spiroplasma monobiae MQ-1 contains the following:
- the gatB gene encoding Asp-tRNA(Asn)/Glu-tRNA(Gln) amidotransferase subunit GatB encodes the protein MNNFEIIIGIENHVELKTNSKMFGLGPVTYGEIPNSKVSEVDMGYPGAMPSVNKEGVRLALLACNALGMKIDPLLRFDRKNYFYPDLVKGFQITQQYFPIGREGNIEITLDNGEKKVIEIERLHIEEDTAKQTHKDDLTYIDFNRSGVGLIEVVSKPFIRSADEAVAYVNQLREILLFLGISDVKMNEGSLRCDVNISLRPYGYPEFGPKVEIKNLNSLNNVKKSIEFEVKRQSKILLSGGKVEQETRRFDESIQETVLMRKKDNAIDYKYFREPNIVPIKLDKSWIDEVINNSPELASQKREKYLNKYQLSSDDTNYILSDLSLVKFFEDCIALGSDAKKVANYLITDIKSLLNKDGINLADSKLKPNDISEIISMMDEGLISSKHVKTILPIAFETEKSIKDITEENNLKLISSVEKIESVLEPIVKQNLELIKEQYEQRPERVEKTLMGQLMKETGGNVNPTVATEVIIKMIKENK
- a CDS encoding amidase family protein, whose protein sequence is MNFKKTTLKEIHDKLVSKEIKLTDLIKEVILKSKEEMKSNFLITLTEDEALRKANELENNIDANNVLTGIPFIHKDNISTKGILTTAGSKMLSNYTPSFDATIAEKFNEKNSILIGKAALDELSMGGTGLLSFNGEVRNPYDSNRIVGGSSSGSAYAVAKGIVPFATGGDTGDSIRKPASLSGVVGFKPTYGSISRYGAIPYAPSLDHLGFFTNNVEDQAYLCDATYGYDSKDFTSIDNKKEFVKNINQVSRRFKFGYIKQVEEIMPEELKEDYKKLYSILNDQGHEVLELEFNKKLLEAIPATYMMISFAEAVSTHANLDGIKFGVRVEGKDYMEIIKNSRTQGFGETVKRRFLIGSYQLKSENQDVLLAKSKKVRRLIVEELDKLYKQVDILILPPTTKPAPTVNEVYGFDVDQQEDGTKFIEDILILANFNGMPSITLPFVCKENMPIGINLNAKPKEDLEVLQAAKIIEKLILENFRQVGDLNE
- a CDS encoding TrkH family potassium uptake protein, translating into MKNSLNDDKDIITKSVKKKKEPRKDNEKFFYKLKNWWPFSRVSGRIISAYLLAIIIGGFLLSIPGVVIDKNNHWNFITGMFTASSAISDTGITMIQTNTGYSFIGQLLIIIMCQIGGIGILTIKISLLVMIGRKVSLDDQNIASSERGNNSLSNTVEMIKDAFIFLISLEIIGSIVLFFGFYFTPIDLNLGKDSTITSPYNDFGKSLWASIFHSISATNNAGFDIISGKSLVPYNQQGSAGYLIQVTFLCQWVIGGLGYPTYHDIKKKIKARKQGKTVKFSLFTKINFITYVTLFVLGPILVFLTEWLTHEESRILLNGEWVPTEKMTKGGEVLLIDKWTPTGGWKPTHVWLMDLIFNVSSTRNAGFATVDVNDFTAGSKFILSIWMFIGAAPSSTAGGIRTTTFAICILAVFSIMRNKKSVEAFKRKIPDETVKRAFAVVFISFFIVVASILIVYLDSNEMLFGTDDTDHTEATIIKLIMYVCSAFGTVGFQPFPNEQILKLGVLSKIILVITMFVGQLGISNTLLAFVKPKNKQNYGYLEEEITIG
- a CDS encoding potassium channel family protein; its protein translation is MARKKSFAIFGANYFGLSVAQTLDEKKQLIKIFDYDEEKLNLHINQFESVEGVVLDATNKNALEKNGINQYDGVIVCFGGNMESSVLTVLNLLDLGVENIIVKARDERHKRILLALGLDEDKVIIPDVITGKMVATKSLFDIESEVQSIDNEYVFTSIIVNEEEVIDKSIFDAGLTSNKDFNIIQIKRNGKTILPDEYTVLKEGDILGVYAKNNIVNDLVLKIRGDQEIDD